The bacterium nucleotide sequence GTTTTGGGTTTGAAATACATACCTTAAACCCTCCTGTGTATTTTTTAAGACCTCCTGAAATTCCTTTGTTCTATGATGGATTATGGGCTTTGCCATCTCCAATAGGACATCATCTGGAATCATTGTTGGCCCTGGTGTCATAAGATATTTTTTCATTTTTCTTCCTCCTTTAAATAATCATTCATAATATTTTTATGGTCAAAGAGAAGACCGTCTGGAAAATTATTCCTTTCAAAAACTCTTGCTTCCAATGCATCATCCCCTCCAATTGGCTCTCCACTTGCCTTTGCAATAAATACCGTTGATATTGTATGAAACCGTGGGTCTCTATTTGGGTCTGAGTATGTATGAAATTGCCTGATAAGTGTAATATCAAGGCCTGTCTCCTCCTTTGCCTCCCTTATTGCAGCAAGCTCTAATGTCTCACCATACGAAACAAACCCTCCAGGTAAAGCCCAGCCATATGGAGGGTTTTTCCTCTTTATGAAAACAATTCCGCCCCCTATCTCAATAATTATATCAACGGTTGAATATGGATGTTTCATAGCATAAGTATAATAAAATGTAAGGGTTTTATCAACATTTAATACGAAAATATAACTATAAAAAGAAATAGGATACTTATCATTCCGTTCGTTGTAAAGAATGCTTCGTTTATTCTATTTCTATCCCTTATGATTATATGCTGCCTTACAAGGAGAAGGAATATAAAGAAAAATCCAATCCAATATTTTAATCCAAATTGCGATAATATTCCAAAAGGGATAAGGAGAATGCCAGAAAGTATGTGGAGAAGAAAAGAAATTTGCTGTGCCCTTCTTTCTCCAAACCTTTGTGGGATTGAATAAAGGTTATATTCTTTATCAAATTGCATATCAAGTAATGAATAAATAATATCAAATCCAGAGACCCATAATATAACAAATAACCCAAGGATTAGGCTTAAAACATCGCATTTTCCAGAAACAGCAAGGAAGCCTCCAATTGGGGCGCAAGCAAGACAAGCCCCAAGATAAAAATGGCTTGTCCAAGTAAATCTTTTTGTGTAAGGATAGGAGCTAATAAGAAACAGGGCAATGGGTGAAAGAAAAAGACAGGTTAGGTTAAGCTTAAATGATGAGAATAAAAAGAGAAAAATGGATAAAATAAGAATGGGAATTGTCTCTTTAATCTTTATCCTTCCTGTAATAAATGGCCTATTTTGCGTTCTTGGATTTTTTCTATCAATTTCTTTGTCTATTATCCTGTTTAGAAGCATAGCAGAGGTTCTTGCAAAGACACAGGCTAATGTAATCCAAAGCCAATAATAAAATGG carries:
- a CDS encoding UbiA-like polyprenyltransferase, which translates into the protein MKGQLFNKILSFFVLIKFEHSVFALPFAYIGGIIAYKGIMPFYYWLWITLACVFARTSAMLLNRIIDKEIDRKNPRTQNRPFITGRIKIKETIPILILSIFLFLFSSFKLNLTCLFLSPIALFLISSYPYTKRFTWTSHFYLGACLACAPIGGFLAVSGKCDVLSLILGLFVILWVSGFDIIYSLLDMQFDKEYNLYSIPQRFGERRAQQISFLLHILSGILLIPFGILSQFGLKYWIGFFFIFLLLVRQHIIIRDRNRINEAFFTTNGMISILFLFIVIFSY
- a CDS encoding NUDIX hydrolase, with protein sequence MKHPYSTVDIIIEIGGGIVFIKRKNPPYGWALPGGFVSYGETLELAAIREAKEETGLDITLIRQFHTYSDPNRDPRFHTISTVFIAKASGEPIGGDDALEARVFERNNFPDGLLFDHKNIMNDYLKEEEK